A genomic stretch from Romeriopsis navalis LEGE 11480 includes:
- the glmS gene encoding glutamine--fructose-6-phosphate transaminase (isomerizing) gives MCGIVGYIGPKAASPILLEGLRKLEYRGYDSAGIATLLDDSVHCVRAKGKLNNLQEKLEQEDNPAAIGIGHTRWATHGKPEEHNAHPHRDTEGRIAVVQNGIIENYRDLRESLKAKGCKFLSETDTETIPHLISEHLKALKAAGTAATLPSLLMDAVRLAVNELEGAFAIAVISADFPDEVIVARQQAPLVLGVGKGEFYCASDTPALVPYTTTILSLDNSEMARMTTAGIELFTFEGHKVRKSPQTLNWNPVMVEKQGFRHFMLKEIYEQPGVVRSCLEAYLTKDWTAESGTSPIDLGIPSDFYSDVEHINIVACGTSWHAGLVGKYLLEQLAGIPTTVQYASEFRYSPPPMTKKALIIGVTQSGETADTLAALEMEKTRRSAKGGDFAPRLMGITNRPESNLGRMVDHIIDTKAGIEIGVAATKTFIAQLMGFYFLALDLAFRRQSIDLDQIEKIMEGLRQLPSQVESVLESQERYIEELAHDFAETQDFIFLGRGINFPIALEGALKLKEISYIHAEGYPAGEMKHGPIALLDAKVPVVTIAMPGGVFEKVLSNAQEARARDARLIGVTPMDEMEAAETFDTLIPVPHVDEILSPIVSVIPMQLLSYHIAARRGLDVDQPRNLAKSVTVE, from the coding sequence ATGTGTGGAATTGTCGGCTATATCGGGCCAAAGGCAGCAAGTCCGATTTTGCTAGAGGGACTCCGCAAACTGGAATATCGGGGCTACGATTCCGCTGGTATTGCCACTCTGCTCGATGATTCCGTCCATTGTGTCCGGGCCAAGGGTAAGCTAAACAACCTGCAAGAAAAGCTCGAACAAGAAGATAACCCGGCGGCGATCGGGATTGGTCATACCCGCTGGGCCACCCACGGTAAACCCGAAGAGCATAATGCCCATCCCCACCGCGACACTGAAGGCCGCATTGCCGTGGTGCAAAACGGGATTATCGAGAACTACCGTGACTTGCGCGAAAGCCTCAAAGCAAAAGGCTGTAAGTTCCTCTCCGAGACTGACACCGAAACCATTCCTCACCTGATTTCCGAGCACCTAAAAGCCCTTAAAGCGGCCGGAACTGCCGCCACACTGCCTTCGCTGCTGATGGATGCGGTGCGGTTGGCTGTGAATGAGCTGGAAGGGGCATTTGCGATCGCCGTAATTAGCGCCGATTTTCCCGATGAGGTGATCGTGGCCCGGCAGCAAGCACCACTAGTTTTGGGTGTGGGCAAAGGTGAATTTTACTGCGCCTCGGATACACCCGCGCTGGTGCCCTATACCACCACGATTTTATCCCTCGATAATAGCGAAATGGCCCGCATGACCACTGCGGGGATTGAGCTATTTACCTTTGAAGGGCATAAGGTGCGCAAGTCACCCCAGACGCTCAACTGGAACCCCGTAATGGTTGAGAAGCAAGGTTTCCGCCACTTCATGTTGAAGGAAATTTACGAACAGCCCGGTGTGGTGCGGAGCTGCCTCGAGGCTTACCTGACAAAAGATTGGACGGCAGAATCTGGCACATCGCCGATCGACCTGGGGATTCCGTCCGACTTCTACAGCGATGTCGAACATATAAATATTGTGGCTTGCGGCACCAGTTGGCATGCGGGCCTCGTGGGGAAATACTTGCTAGAGCAACTAGCGGGAATTCCGACAACGGTACAATACGCGTCGGAATTTCGTTATTCACCGCCGCCGATGACCAAGAAAGCCTTGATTATTGGGGTAACACAGTCAGGGGAAACAGCGGATACTTTGGCGGCCCTGGAAATGGAGAAAACCCGCCGATCAGCCAAGGGCGGTGACTTCGCACCAAGGCTCATGGGCATTACCAACCGACCAGAAAGTAATCTGGGCCGAATGGTCGATCACATTATTGACACCAAAGCTGGGATTGAAATTGGCGTTGCCGCCACCAAGACATTCATCGCGCAATTAATGGGATTTTATTTCCTGGCGTTAGATTTAGCGTTCCGGCGTCAATCGATCGACCTTGATCAGATTGAAAAGATCATGGAAGGTCTACGGCAACTACCCTCACAGGTCGAAAGCGTGCTCGAAAGCCAAGAGCGCTACATTGAAGAATTGGCCCACGACTTTGCAGAGACTCAGGACTTTATTTTTCTCGGTCGCGGCATCAACTTCCCGATCGCCTTGGAAGGTGCACTCAAACTGAAGGAAATCAGCTACATTCACGCTGAAGGCTATCCCGCTGGCGAAATGAAGCATGGTCCGATCGCCTTGCTCGATGCCAAGGTGCCGGTAGTAACAATCGCCATGCCCGGTGGCGTATTTGAGAAGGTACTCTCAAATGCTCAGGAAGCACGGGCAAGAGATGCACGACTCATCGGTGTAACACCAATGGACGAAATGGAGGCAGCAGAAACGTTTGACACATTGATTCCGGTGCCCCATGTGGATGAGATTCTGTCGCCGATCGTCTCCGTGATTCCGATGCAGTTGTTGTCGTATCACATCGCAGCCCGACGCGGTTTGGACGTTGACCAACCACGAAACTTAGCGAAGTCGGTCACGGTGGAATAA
- the psaC gene encoding photosystem I iron-sulfur center protein PsaC → MSHTVKIYDTCIGCTQCVRACPTDVLEMVPWDGCKAGQIASSPRTEDCVGCKRCETACPTDFLSIRVYLGAETTRSMGLAY, encoded by the coding sequence ATGTCTCATACAGTCAAAATCTATGACACCTGCATCGGATGCACTCAGTGCGTTCGTGCATGTCCTACGGACGTTCTCGAAATGGTTCCTTGGGATGGCTGCAAAGCGGGTCAGATTGCGTCCTCGCCTCGGACTGAGGATTGCGTCGGCTGCAAACGTTGCGAAACGGCTTGCCCGACAGACTTCCTCAGCATCCGGGTTTACCTTGGCGCTGAAACGACCCGCAGCATGGGTCTTGCGTACTAA
- a CDS encoding CoB--CoM heterodisulfide reductase iron-sulfur subunit B family protein translates to MTTTPATKQLQYAYYPGCVAQGACRELHDSTLALADKLAIELVQLKKAACCGSGTFKEDSQLLEDTVNARNIALSESLGLPLLTHCSTCQGVIGHVDERLKQAKAEDPSYFAQVNGLLKQEGCSPYQGSGDVKHILWALVADYGLAALADRVTHKLTGLNCAAFYGCYILRGQNNGFDDPLDPKSMENVFTALGAAAIVYPGRTQCCGWPISSYATEQSFAMAGGHLRAAIDAGADCIVTPCPLCHMQLDSRQPEIAKVTGQTFGIPILHLPQLVCLALGVDPERLGLDRHIVPTQSILRKLKL, encoded by the coding sequence ATGACAACGACCCCTGCCACCAAACAACTGCAATACGCTTATTATCCGGGCTGCGTCGCGCAAGGTGCCTGCCGCGAGTTGCATGATTCAACCCTGGCATTAGCGGATAAATTAGCGATCGAGCTAGTTCAACTCAAGAAAGCGGCTTGCTGTGGATCGGGCACATTCAAAGAAGATTCGCAATTGCTCGAAGACACCGTGAATGCCCGCAATATTGCCCTCTCAGAATCCTTAGGGCTGCCACTCTTAACCCATTGCAGCACTTGCCAAGGCGTAATTGGCCATGTTGATGAACGATTGAAACAAGCCAAAGCAGAGGATCCGAGCTATTTTGCGCAAGTTAATGGCTTGCTCAAACAAGAAGGCTGCTCCCCCTACCAAGGCAGCGGTGACGTCAAACATATTTTGTGGGCACTGGTTGCTGATTATGGCTTAGCGGCTTTAGCCGATCGGGTGACCCACAAACTGACTGGATTAAACTGCGCCGCGTTCTATGGTTGCTACATTCTGCGGGGCCAAAACAATGGCTTTGATGATCCCCTTGATCCAAAGTCGATGGAAAATGTCTTCACGGCTTTAGGCGCAGCGGCGATCGTCTATCCCGGACGGACCCAATGCTGCGGTTGGCCAATTTCCAGCTACGCCACAGAACAGTCTTTTGCCATGGCAGGCGGACATTTACGCGCTGCAATTGATGCCGGTGCCGACTGTATTGTCACGCCTTGTCCCCTGTGTCATATGCAACTGGATTCACGCCAACCCGAAATTGCCAAGGTCACAGGTCAAACTTTTGGCATTCCTATTCTGCATTTACCCCAGTTAGTTTGTCTGGCTTTGGGCGTTGATCCGGAGCGGTTGGGCCTGGATCGGCACATTGTGCCAACTCAATCAATCCTGAGGAAGTTGAAACTATAG
- a CDS encoding acyl carrier protein — translation MSDTDIFEKVKKIVTDQLGVEADKVVPEASFQNDLGADSLDTVELVMALEEEFDIEIPDEAAESIATVQSAVDFIKEKSA, via the coding sequence ATGAGCGACACAGACATTTTCGAGAAAGTCAAAAAAATCGTCACCGATCAACTGGGTGTTGAGGCCGATAAGGTAGTTCCGGAAGCAAGTTTTCAGAACGACTTGGGTGCTGACTCGCTCGATACAGTGGAACTAGTTATGGCACTGGAAGAGGAGTTCGATATCGAAATCCCCGATGAAGCGGCAGAAAGCATTGCAACGGTTCAATCGGCGGTTGACTTTATCAAAGAAAAGTCGGCTTAG
- the fabF gene encoding beta-ketoacyl-ACP synthase II, which translates to MATTELKRVVVTGLGAITPIGNTLDEYWDGLMSSRNGVGEISLFDSSAHGCHIAAEVKGFDPAAYISAKDAKRMDRFAQFAVCASKQALADAKFEINELNAEHIGVLIGTGIGGLKVLEDQHEIYRTKGPSRCSPFMIPMMIANMAAGLTAIQVGAKGPNSCSVTACAAGSNAIGDAFRWVQRGFAQAMICGGTEAAITPLSIAGFVACRAMSTRNDDPLHASRPFDVGRDGFVMGEGSGILIIEEMEHALARGAKIYAELVGYGASCDAYHMTNQTPGGADAARAMTWCLKDGGLRPEDVSYINAHGTSTPVNDPTETAAIKKVLGDHAHNITISSTKSMTGHLLGGAGGIEGVAAAMAVANDRVPPTINLETPDPECDLDYVANHSREQEVKVALSNSFGFGGHNVTLAFKKFEQ; encoded by the coding sequence ATGGCAACTACTGAATTAAAGCGCGTTGTAGTGACTGGGCTTGGCGCGATTACGCCGATCGGCAACACCCTGGATGAGTATTGGGATGGGCTGATGAGTTCGCGTAATGGGGTTGGCGAAATCTCGCTCTTTGATTCATCGGCGCATGGTTGCCACATTGCGGCGGAAGTGAAAGGGTTTGACCCTGCTGCATATATCTCGGCGAAGGACGCGAAGCGGATGGATCGCTTTGCCCAATTCGCGGTTTGCGCTAGTAAACAAGCGTTGGCCGATGCGAAATTTGAAATTAATGAATTAAATGCCGAACATATCGGCGTGCTGATCGGTACGGGAATTGGGGGCTTGAAAGTCCTTGAGGATCAGCATGAAATCTATCGCACCAAAGGCCCGTCCCGTTGTAGCCCCTTTATGATTCCGATGATGATCGCGAATATGGCGGCGGGTTTGACCGCAATTCAGGTGGGTGCGAAGGGGCCGAACTCTTGTTCGGTGACGGCCTGTGCTGCGGGTTCAAATGCGATCGGTGACGCTTTCCGCTGGGTACAGCGTGGGTTTGCCCAGGCGATGATTTGTGGTGGGACGGAAGCGGCGATTACACCATTGTCGATCGCGGGTTTTGTGGCTTGTCGGGCGATGTCTACCCGGAACGATGATCCACTGCATGCGAGTCGTCCCTTTGATGTCGGTCGAGATGGATTTGTTATGGGTGAGGGGTCGGGGATCCTGATTATTGAAGAAATGGAGCATGCCTTGGCCCGGGGTGCCAAGATTTATGCGGAGCTCGTGGGCTATGGGGCAAGCTGTGATGCTTACCACATGACGAATCAAACCCCCGGTGGTGCGGACGCGGCGCGGGCGATGACTTGGTGCTTGAAAGATGGTGGCTTACGGCCTGAGGATGTGAGCTATATCAATGCCCACGGGACCAGCACGCCAGTGAATGACCCAACCGAAACGGCGGCGATTAAGAAAGTTTTGGGTGACCATGCGCATAACATCACCATCAGTTCAACGAAGTCGATGACCGGACACTTACTTGGTGGTGCCGGTGGGATTGAGGGTGTGGCGGCGGCGATGGCGGTGGCGAACGATCGTGTGCCACCGACCATTAATTTAGAAACCCCTGATCCGGAATGTGATCTGGACTATGTCGCGAATCATAGTCGTGAACAAGAAGTGAAGGTTGCGTTGTCTAACTCCTTTGGCTTTGGTGGTCATAACGTTACGCTGGCGTTCAAAAAGTTTGAGCAGTAA
- the tkt gene encoding transketolase, with protein MVVATQSLETLCINSIRFLAVDGVDKAKSGHPGLPMGAAPMAFTLWDKFMRFNPKNPNWVNRDRFVLSAGHGSMLQYALLHLYGYDSVSIDDLKQFRQWGSKTPGHPENFETKGIEVTTGPLGQGICNGVGLAMAEAHMAAVFNKPDCTLIDQYTYVILGDGCNMEGVSGEACSLAGHLGLGKLIALYDDNHISIDGDTTVSFTEDVGKRFEAYGWQVLVVPDGDTNTEAIAAAIEQAKAETGKPTLIKVRTTIGYGSPNRAGTAGIHGAALGPDENAATRKNLGWEHEPFVVPADAKAHFAKAVERGAAAEAEWNKTWETYKGKYPEEAARFERQTNYKLPEGWEKCLPTYSPGDKALATRKTSEITLNAIAEAVPELVGGSADLTHSNLTYLECSTDFQKDAYAGRNLRFGVREHGMAAIVNGIYLHKTGLIPFGATFLVFVDYMRGALRLSALAETQAIFVLTHDSVALGEDGPTHQPVETIASLRAMPNLLTFRPADGNETSGAYKVAIERRTTSSVMAMSRQGLPQLEGSSIEGVERGAYIIDGDLDLPDIILIGTGSEVQLCIEAAKKLREDGTKVRVISMPCMRLFEQQDDDYKNAILPKATKKRLVVEALTSFGWHKYIGDEGDMISVDRFGASAPGGIIMEKFGFTVDNVVAQAKKVLG; from the coding sequence ATGGTCGTTGCAACCCAATCTCTGGAAACCTTGTGTATCAATTCGATTCGCTTTTTAGCGGTCGATGGGGTCGATAAAGCCAAGTCTGGACACCCAGGTCTTCCGATGGGTGCTGCGCCCATGGCCTTTACCCTGTGGGATAAGTTCATGCGGTTCAATCCGAAGAATCCTAACTGGGTAAATCGCGATCGCTTCGTCTTGTCGGCGGGCCACGGTTCGATGTTGCAGTATGCATTGCTGCATTTGTATGGCTATGACAGTGTTTCGATCGATGACCTGAAGCAATTCCGGCAGTGGGGTTCGAAGACGCCGGGCCACCCTGAGAACTTCGAGACAAAGGGGATTGAAGTTACAACTGGGCCATTGGGCCAAGGGATTTGTAACGGTGTGGGCTTGGCGATGGCTGAGGCGCACATGGCAGCGGTTTTCAATAAGCCGGATTGCACGTTGATTGACCAGTATACTTACGTGATTCTGGGCGACGGCTGCAACATGGAGGGCGTTTCGGGTGAGGCTTGCTCCTTGGCCGGTCACTTGGGCCTCGGTAAGTTGATTGCGCTGTATGACGACAACCACATTTCGATCGATGGTGACACCACCGTTTCCTTTACGGAAGATGTCGGTAAGCGGTTTGAAGCCTATGGTTGGCAAGTGCTTGTAGTGCCCGATGGCGACACCAACACGGAAGCAATTGCGGCGGCGATCGAGCAGGCGAAAGCGGAAACTGGCAAGCCGACATTAATTAAAGTTCGGACAACCATTGGTTATGGTTCACCGAACCGCGCTGGTACTGCTGGTATCCACGGTGCGGCCCTTGGCCCCGATGAGAATGCGGCAACCCGTAAGAATTTGGGTTGGGAGCATGAGCCGTTTGTGGTTCCGGCCGATGCTAAAGCTCATTTTGCTAAGGCAGTTGAGCGTGGTGCCGCAGCGGAAGCGGAGTGGAACAAGACTTGGGAAACTTACAAAGGTAAGTATCCGGAAGAGGCGGCCCGATTCGAGCGTCAGACAAACTATAAGTTGCCTGAAGGTTGGGAAAAGTGTTTGCCGACTTATAGCCCTGGCGATAAGGCGCTAGCGACTCGGAAGACTTCCGAAATTACGTTGAATGCGATTGCGGAAGCAGTGCCGGAGCTCGTCGGTGGTTCGGCTGACTTGACCCACTCGAACTTGACTTACCTGGAGTGTTCGACGGACTTCCAGAAGGATGCTTATGCCGGTCGTAACCTGCGCTTCGGTGTGCGAGAGCACGGGATGGCGGCGATCGTGAACGGCATCTACTTGCATAAGACGGGTTTGATTCCGTTTGGTGCGACGTTCTTGGTGTTTGTTGACTACATGCGTGGGGCGTTGCGACTCTCCGCTTTGGCTGAGACGCAAGCAATTTTCGTCTTGACCCATGACTCGGTGGCTTTGGGTGAAGATGGCCCGACGCACCAGCCGGTTGAGACAATTGCTTCGTTGCGGGCGATGCCGAACTTGCTGACCTTCCGTCCGGCGGATGGTAACGAGACTTCCGGTGCCTATAAGGTGGCGATCGAGCGACGGACGACTTCCTCGGTCATGGCGATGAGCCGTCAAGGTTTGCCGCAGCTTGAGGGTTCGAGCATTGAGGGTGTTGAGCGCGGCGCTTACATTATTGATGGTGATTTGGATCTGCCCGACATCATCTTAATTGGTACAGGTAGTGAAGTTCAGCTCTGTATCGAGGCGGCGAAGAAGTTGCGCGAAGACGGTACAAAGGTGCGGGTGATTTCGATGCCTTGTATGCGTTTGTTCGAACAGCAGGATGACGACTATAAGAATGCGATCTTGCCGAAAGCCACGAAGAAGCGCTTGGTGGTTGAGGCTTTGACGAGCTTCGGTTGGCACAAGTACATCGGTGACGAAGGCGACATGATTAGCGTCGATCGTTTCGGTGCTTCGGCTCCTGGCGGCATCATCATGGAGAAGTTTGGCTTCACTGTGGATAACGTTGTGGCGCAAGCGAAGAAAGTGCTTGGCTAA
- a CDS encoding M15 family metallopeptidase yields the protein MNKRARTAYRNWTFLCFMLFGFVLTLNGFGGGLFSNEPLPSQQPQSLQAAQQPVAKTIQTNQVTAAKAPAVASKPKPQPPVKKPAPKPAPAAKTGVAIAATPQPVPTIVPAPAPAPAPVPAPAPQKVAAAYPASTKYGHFAYREAPSGSLSKVQGVWMHRETAQAFRQMVADAERSGAYIVPVSGFRGVSLQGELFENQIARKGSIQRAALVSAPPGHSEHHTGYAIDIGDADNPGTHVEMSFEQTPSFRWLNQNAPRYGFELSFPLGNRQGISYEPWHWRYVGSSASANVFAVARNL from the coding sequence GTGAACAAACGTGCTCGAACGGCTTATCGAAACTGGACTTTCCTTTGCTTTATGCTGTTTGGATTTGTCCTAACTCTGAATGGATTTGGTGGTGGACTATTTAGTAACGAACCGCTTCCAAGCCAGCAGCCCCAATCATTGCAAGCGGCCCAACAACCCGTCGCAAAAACGATTCAGACGAATCAGGTGACAGCGGCAAAGGCCCCAGCAGTTGCATCAAAGCCGAAGCCTCAACCGCCGGTTAAGAAGCCTGCACCGAAGCCTGCACCCGCCGCAAAAACCGGCGTGGCGATCGCCGCGACACCGCAACCCGTACCAACGATCGTTCCGGCCCCAGCACCTGCGCCCGCACCTGTGCCCGCGCCCGCACCTCAAAAAGTTGCAGCAGCATATCCGGCGAGTACCAAATATGGGCATTTTGCTTATCGTGAAGCCCCGTCTGGCTCACTGAGCAAAGTTCAGGGCGTCTGGATGCATCGGGAAACCGCCCAAGCCTTTCGTCAAATGGTTGCCGATGCAGAACGTAGCGGTGCTTACATCGTCCCCGTTTCAGGTTTTCGTGGGGTGAGTTTACAAGGTGAATTATTTGAAAATCAAATTGCTCGCAAAGGTTCCATTCAGCGTGCGGCTTTAGTCAGTGCCCCGCCAGGACACAGCGAACACCACACTGGGTACGCGATCGATATTGGCGATGCGGATAATCCTGGTACCCATGTTGAAATGTCCTTTGAGCAGACACCATCGTTTCGTTGGTTGAACCAAAATGCTCCCCGCTATGGTTTTGAGTTGTCATTTCCATTAGGCAATCGCCAAGGGATTAGTTATGAGCCTTGGCATTGGCGCTACGTTGGCTCGTCAGCATCGGCAAACGTATTTGCTGTAGCTCGCAACCTCTAG